The genomic interval aattctcttcaCTATTCAAATTCTTCTCTTGTAACAACTatattattgtgtgttatggagaattataacagattgAAATTAgtgcttgtaacatatgtaactcatatatgttatgatcttttgattttaatAACAGtcatcttattcattgctgattgcaaatcctcactgtataaatagccactaTCATTTCTTTGTAAATCATCCATCGAAAACACAATATGCTCTACCACTCTCAATAATTCTTAGCTGTTCTCTAGTGATAGAAAGatgtacctttcgagttcgttgaagattctagttagtagtgcaacttcctagaattgtttagttgttgtatcctgggagacaagtgccaagcatccttgcaccagtagaggaggcgtaaacgtcttaaggacagtgtggtatcacacacgtctcaactagttcttccatcaccaatcgttcagtattttggtagaatttcttttcgtgttcttcgttattagagttacatgtttagtttttgttttataattatttataattcagtttattaaattatatatgcaatatatcaatGTTTATCTAATAGCCACCTGGGGAGGCAAAAGCACGGGGTCGTCGTAGATTCATCGACGTTTAGTCCATGGTCTCTCAGGGTGAGCCACGTCAAAGCAGAACATCTTGACCTTGCTGGGAAATGTGACAAAAATCTTAGTTCCAGCATTGTTAACGACACCCCCTGAATGGGGTGATTTCCGACTTAATTTCCTCTTGCTCTGTTCACCGGACCGGTGGCCGGAGACCTGGAAAACCCAGCAGGCAGACATGCCGGTCCGACAACCCCTCTGCTTGCTTGGGTATCGTAATTAACGCTACCCACAGTGGCTCGCCTCCAGAAGTAAATACAACATACTGACACACATTCTCACATCGAGAAAAAGGCCAGACACATTTCTCAGTGCACCTATAAATAGGTTTCCCAAACCACTTAAAAGAGGCAACGTATTCTTAACTCTTTAACTCTCGAACTTATTCCGCTCCGGATATTAACTTatggcaaattataaaaaggcaCAATCTCTcaacttatattagaaaaatgtcactacttatgaattaattataaaaaatatcatcacatttaagtgaaaattagaaaaatgtcaacaaaattagaaaaaaatcactttaaaaatatttattggACTGTTTTGCCCATTTtcactctttttcttcttttttcccttCATTTCTAATTTCGGCCACAACTTTCCCTTCCGACAATAGATTTTaacgaaattggtaccgttagaaagatctcgctcccctctttaatttgatatactacTCACTCCGAATCGACCACCTTATGCATGAAGATAATCAATTCGGTCGTTGTGGTCGGACTCTATTATGGATTTCTGACCACATTCTCCATATGGCCCTCTTATCTCTTCCTTCTCCGAGTACAAGGCGCAACAACCATCGCAAAGGGTTGCCGAGTAATAGCAATCTCATTTAAGCAAATTTGGCAAAACTGAAGCTCAATGTTCCCTAATTCTAGCTATGAGCATATTTATACCaatcttatttgaattttaacaaaatttcgcatatttccacatttcctctcggcatgtcacacctactgtcacaactgttatcacacccactgtcacagaaactatcacacccactgtcgcAACCTCTGTCTTACTacttgtcacaaccactaccacactacctattacactaactgtcacacccactgtcacacataTTTTCACCACCACTATCACACACATTGCCCttgtcacaacccctgtcacactacctgtcacaatccctgtcacaacttctatcaaactacttgtcacaaccactatcacaacttctatcacactacctgtcacaaccactatcacaccccctgtcacaacccctgtaacactacctgtcacaacctctgtcacaaccCGTATCACAACcaatatcacactacatgtcacaacacttgtcacaactcacaactcCTGTCACAACCCCTATCACACTACACTTTCTGTCACATCTCATGTCACAGGTGACTGTTGTGactagaagaagaataagaacaatgactagaaataacgTGCATTGGTTTATtattatgtgatcttgaacttcttaaatcaactcatacaatcaaaatatCGACATTAATGTGATGTATTATTCACTCCTTTAGGTCCAATaccctctgtcacactacttgcCACACCTcgtgtcacacccactgtcaaaCTAAcggtcacactacctatcacactaactaTCATACCCGAtatcacacccgttgtcacactgttttatatgactatgttgtgacaagaagaagaagaagaatgactagaaataacgaACATTTGTACAATATTATGTGATCTTCAATTTCTCAAATCAACTCATACGATCCAAAAAATATCGACATTAATTTGATGTCACACCCCCAGCCACATTATCTATCACACTAGTTATGTATCTATCACACtgtctgtcacactacttgtcacattAATATTGTTTTGTGACAGGTAATGTGACAGGTATTGTGATGGTTAATGTGATAGGTCTTTTCAGATTCACCATACTCACCAACTCCCCTTCAGTGGCTGGTATTCCGAGATCACAAGGCTTCTCTGACGTCGGTGGCCTATTGGCGCCACTTGCTCCTCCCTGGTGCAGATCTCTGCTGCGTTGAATGTCCAGTGCATTGCCGGAATCTAGGTTTACCGATAACTGCCCCATCTCTGCCAAGATCAGTGTGTCGATCGAGGATATGGCTACACTGTCGTCGCTTGTTAtcatgtaacgaccccaaaatttcgagcttaaaaactcaaaattctaaagtcgttaaacacaaaataatctcaatgaaatcgaaatcattaaaatgttacagcggatcaattctgagttctcaatacaactcagacaaaccaattattacaacccaatttataatccatacataaaatggaagtgtaataatcctcacaatcactcacaaatctcacaaataaaaccacaccaattctcacacacaaatccacgctaaaaacctcaccacaagtaggatacgaacgacttcgagcctccggagttatcgctcaatctccactaatcaacacctgcagagttatcccctacaccatcggattggtgcaccgggattgtaaacacaaacccggtaagctttacagctcgtatgagtaaaatgaaaatataactcgcatattaatatatacgaaaaatcacaaatcatcaaatataaatgcactcatgagtcaatggacggcccatctggtcgtcccaaagaaatagaaataaaacgctcatgagaaattaagtaacccttctggttacccaaatgcatttatattacgggtaccaagaacgctggtacacatctgttacccctctcgtaatacaccgccgatattggatagccacccgctacccaacatccaaaacaatctgagtacccatgagcagataaccacccgttacctcatatgcattactaaggcagacagactagagctctaactgtatcgtaactttcgcccggccaaaggctaggtttcgacttgccaaacacgtacaataatctcacatcatattgtaccaaacatcaggtccgaagacaattcacattttaacaatctcaatgttaaaaatcacgtacaataatctcacatcatattgtacaaatcaaaatcacaataaaatcataacagtatattatatagcaaactatatatatatatatatatgtatttatttaccatttgtacgatatatatatatataattcattatatcttatacatgtcataatttataaacacgtccgaagacaaaacgtttaacaatttCAATATTAAACTCATATGCTTGTCATCAAATTGACCTAATccagatgaattcataacagtatacaatatagcaaattatatatatatgtacatattatcatttatacaatatatatagaatccattatattgtatacatgtcgtatttcagtattaaaaactcttgcaaatatcttagaatcaccgcaagggtagattcgtaaatatgtgagattttactcaccttatcgagtcgagcgtaatcccacaatttccgaagataattcatttcctcgctGGAATCTAGGTTTACCGATAACTGCCCCATCGCTTGTTATCATGCTAAGAATCGAATTGAGCGTCTGGTGATGAAGGCCAGGGATAGGTTGACATGGGTTCTCTAATCTCTTCATCAATGAAAAATTGCTTTTCCAAAAGCTGATGTTTAGTATCGTTGCATTGTGGTGGTGGAGAAGATGACCTTTGGAGCTGGAGATGGGCCTGACGCCGTGCTCGTTACAGATGACCTCCAAGAACCTGGAGCTGAAGAGTCATGGTGGCGGCAGCCGAAGAGTCGTTGAGATTGATGGAGGTTTGGCGGAGAAAGGCGAGCCTCCAATCGGTGGCCCGAGTTTGAAGTCAGATTTCCGATGTTGATGAATAAGGAGGAGACGGTGTCTGCTCGAAACTGTAGCGAATTAAAACTAGTGGCAAGTCTGTAAGTATAATAAACTATGAGGGCAACTGTTTAAGAGATTTAAAAgattgacttttttataatttataaattgttagtgacttttttataattacatcACTCAAATGTGACTTTTTTGTGAGAACCCCATTAAACTTAAGCTTCGAAAGGTCGAAGGCCGGCGCACCGCTGGCAATTTGACCTTTGACTTGTTGTGAGCAGGTCTCACTGAGTTGACACGCCGGAATATAAGGTTACGAAATGCTCGATCCCCCGGATTTAACACACATGTAAATGATCAATGAACTTCTCCTAAATCATCCCAAAAAGGCAGAATCGGAGGACGGGGAAGAGGATACCATTCTGGCTCGTCATTGGGGTCTTGGGGGTTGGCTAATAATACGTCAAATTCCGGATCTCCAGAGCAATCATCAGAGAGAGTATACAGCTTACCATTGATCTCGCCCAGCCACGGATTAGAACTAGCTACTTGCCTACTTCCAATTCCGGTATCACCCAGTTGGGTTTAGCAGTGCTAGAGTCAGCACTTGTGCTACTGCTGCTGATGAACTTAGGGTGGCCGGGCTTCCTTAATGTCCAAAACATTGGCCGATGTCGGGAGCTTTCCCGTTGAGTCTCAACCATACCAAAACTTGCCGCCGGCCAGAACAATTCGAGAGCCAAACACACCAAAACTCATTTTGCAGGGAAGCTGGGGGCCGTGTAGAAAATCAACTTGCTTGGTGTAGGAGTTTGGAAGAAAGCATGGGGATCGGGGTATCTAGAAATTGGTACAAGTCGCTCAATCGGATGTACTGAACACGGTATCCAATCTTGCCTCGCCCAGAGAACTCATTAGTACAGATATACAGCCTCTTGGCCTCCTCCTCCTGCTTTTCCAGCCTCTTCTTCACCCTCGCCCGATACCTTGCTGCTCCCCCCACCATCCTttcaaaaccctaaccctaaccgTAAATCTAGATATATAGAGTAGATACGTACACAACTATTTCCTTttaattgaaacaaatggaagTATACGGagcaacaaaataaataatatccTGAGATGAGTCGTCGACCTTCTGTTTACCGGACCGGAGTACCTGATCGAGTGATCTGGGAATTGAACTAGAGGATTGTTAAAGGATTGAATACAagcttattaaaaaaaattggaaaataATCAACGAAAGGAATCAAAGGATCAATATTATTTGAGGTAATTTATAAGATTCTGTATATGTCATTCCGGAATCCGGAAAAGATGTTAATAGAGGTATCTCGATCGTTGGAAGCATGTCATTTGTGAATTATCATTAAACATGTTGATCGACGACTTGGTCGCTCGATTAATTTAAAACTTGGAAGTATACGTGCCTAAAACATTATTGACTTGCAAACAATGGTGATCACATTCCAGGAAATAGTGACGGAGAAACTctgagaattgaaacgatgaGGTACGTACGATGTGACATGGCTGAAAATCGTACGTACACGTACTGCATGCAGTACTGATTTCATAGCTTTGCTGTGATTCTAAGTGGTTATTCTACTTATTCCAAGTGAGCTGAAGTCTCCATTTGGTGATCAAGTGAGGCAGAAGGACTGTAGGTGGACGGCCTTCCTTCGTATGATATGGTCCTTGGAGTTGCATTGTTATGCTAGGACACATCCCTGGTTGAGCACTTGAGGACTCAGATTATCTAAGTTATCATGTATTTGCATATATCACGTATCGCTTTTCTACCATATATTAGATTTCCATAGTTCAGACCAATGCGGAACCGAATCTCATATATTCCAGAGGTAAAGTCATATAAAAATTCACTACCACAGTCTGCTAGCAGTTGGTATTAAGGCAGAGATGTGAAGCGAAGCTCAGGCGTCATGGAATGGTTGAGATATTGTAAGCAGCTGAAATATTGGAAAACTGGAGACTGAAGATGATGGCCTCGTTGCTCTGAAAGCTCTATCTAGCTGACAGTACGTGTTTTTAAGGACTCGAGCGAGAAGGCATGGGTGAAGTTCTTGATGTAGAGTTTGCTATGTGATGGAGTTTGAAAGCAGCTCTTGGAAAAACATGTATGGAAGAAGTCATGTTATCTTCTTCAAATGGTCATCACGAAAAAAAATCCTTCCATTAATTTGATTCCGAATACAACCAGCCTATTGTTCTCAATCTCTCATGCCTGTGTGTATCGAGACGAAAGTTCAAGATGAGGTTCTATCATccaacaattccaaaatcatCCGTCGACTTGATACAAGATCTACCAGAACGACAACATTCATCCTGCCATCGAGTGAAACAGACAATCCTTCTCCAAGGACGAATTCAGTTTTGCTGTATAAAGGCAAATGATACACTAAAGCTATTCAACTGCTACCCACTGAATAGAATCGAGCTATCCGTCACTGCCCAGATAAGAATGATGAGCACTAACATGTGCGAGTGAAAAAACTACCGCAGGCAAAAACAGATTCTAGAAATCGGATAAAAAGCTGGACTTGGACTCGTTGTAGTATTtgagttttttgtttgttcGATCAAAGTCTCTAGCACAACTTGACCTAAGCGGCCACACTTCAAGAATTCTAATATGTGTAAGCAATGTTTGTGAGGCATTGTAGGTCGCAAAGTTTACTTCTCTACAAACAAGTTGAAAATAACAGCTTTCAAAGTACCAGTGTCTTTGAGTGAAGTCATATATATACCAGTGTCATTGATGCAGTCAAGAATGGAAAATAATGACCATTCCAAATAGTTCAACCCCAAAAGCAACCGAAATTGATCATCTTTGGCCTAAAATGATCATTATGCCCAATAATAACTCACTCCCCCTCAAGAACACACTAGAAAGCAAGAAAATAGAATGAAACCAACTTGCATGATAGGAACTTCACTCCACAAATCCACAAACAAATTCGCTCGATCGGGAATGCAAGGGATGCAGTTCAATCAAAAGGAAGTGCAGCAATGCGATACTAGTAAAGGAACTAGGCACTGCCTATCTAGGCCAACCTGGTATTGATCTTCCCTATGAAGCTGTAAAACAATCCTAGACTTGAAAGTTAACCACTAAGCTTGGTTTATTCAATCGACAACAATACTACCCAGAGTAGTTCATGAACCAACTCTAGGCTATAAAATAGGCCTAACTTCACTGTACTTCGTCCCCAACCCTAAGCTATAACACGACTTCAGATTTGGTCAGTAGTTCAGAAACTGACCAACAGCCATCCTCCTGTTCGATTTAACTAAATTGCAGATCCTCTCTGCAGTTCTAGCTTCAGTTCTCAGAGAAAATGGATGTCCCATCCGTTCCAGCCGATTAGAGAACCTAATCTACAAAGTTTCACTTCACAGCATATAATAGAACAACAAAGTCTTGACAGGAgaggaaaaaaattaaaataagaaactaaaaacaaaaaagatgaCCAGGGAGAGAGGCCCCTCCCACTAGTGGTGCACTGATTTTGTTCTGCAGTGGCTTTTGATACAACAAACAACCTATGAAAGGTCCTAgaaaagatgaaaaagaaaCCAATTACAACATTCTATTTCTTGACGTAATCTCTTCTATTCACATGCTAATTTGGTGTCAAAGCTACTCAAGCAGATCGCAAAGGCTTGAAATGCAGACAAAGGATACCGGTAGTCCATTGTAAACATATCCTTGCCAACTTTACCAAACTGAAGTATGACCTTGTCGTGGTCTGATGGGGCTGGCTGCGGGGGCTGTGAGGGTGTTGGTGCACCAGCAGTAGATTGTGTCGTTGCAGCTATCAACTGAAAGTTTTTGACTGAGGCAACAGTCACCCGCCCCCGGAAGTTTAGGCACCAACACTGCAACTGTTCATGCCATCTCGGTGCCTTGTTCCGAAGAACCAATGGCCTCTCTTTTCCCTCCGCTTCATAACGTGATGACCCCCCAATATCAGAAAATCGAGCACTGCTGAACTCAGTTGAAGTATCAATTGATTTTGAGAAGGAAATGCTCCGGAATGAGTCCTCAAGGGAGCGCTGGAGAAGCTCAGGCTGGCCTGGGACAGAGCCACCAGGCTCAAGGGATGAGGCAGGGATTGAGTGCATGCTGCAGTGCATCCTGCGTGGACCCCTAGTGCCGAGCACATTCAACTCATATGTGACTTGTGCAATGTTGTAGCTGCCAGTAGGCACCTTGGGAGAAACCTTTTTTGAGTTAAACCGACGGCTTCGGCCAGGTGGGGAGAGCTGAGCATTGTTGTATGGAGGTTGGGTATCATATATAATGAACTTGGTGCCTAAAAAATTGGACCTGGAACAAGGAGAAGAATGTCAGATACGAATTAGTATAAACAAGATGGAAACTACATGAACTCTCAAGCATGGTGAAATACTGCATATctataaatttaactgtttagCAGAGTTAAAATACCATTAAATGTTGACATTTACACTAGCATACACAGATTCCAGCAATATAATATTATTAGCACAAAATCACCTTTCAGTCCAAGCCCGCAGAAAATTTGATTACAGTTTCATGCGGAGTTTAATTAATGTTGCAAAATGGCACATGTTTCAACATTTCCTTACAGTTTATCATAGTCTATTATGGCAATCTGGCATCACTAATATATGAATTTCAACATACAGTAATCACTTCAAAGAATATGGACAAAAACCCACCTCAGTTTCCCAATGTATTTGTTAGTTGATCTTGATATGTTATCAGCATCCATGGAGATCACATACTCTGTGCAAGTAGTTCTTCGTGTTCGCTTAGCAGACAAAAGAAATTTTCCATTTTCAACGAGCAAGGCTGCAACAGTATGCCAATGGTCAACAGAGGATCTAACATAAAATCTTATGCAATAAGTCATCAAGGTGCAAATTATGTTCTAGAAAGTTCATAGAGAAGTTATCGTCACACAATGTATTCAAGCATAGACGGCACAAATTAACTATATGCCCAATACTAGGAGGTTTAGATAGAGCCAATCAACTACATATCAGAGTGAATCAACTACACATTTATAGCATATTTTAGTATCCTTGCcaagttttattttcaatacTATGTTGCATCTAGTACTGTTTCTGTTATTTTCATTCTGATGTAGTTTCTAGATTAAAATCTGGAATATTTCATATTCTTATACAAAACACTTATCAACTAAAACAGACCGACTATTACtatcaagaaaagaaagagagactAAATTTTTCAGAAACCACTCTTACCAATAGAGAGCAACACTAATTTCGGCATAGACattcataaaagaaaataagcgTAACTTTCTTAACATTGCTTAAAGATACAAAGCACAAAGCAAAAATTACATAGAACATCCTAAGTATACTTCAAAATCCTACTAATCATCAATATCTCATAGAACTCCAAAATTCTAGTCCCAATACAACTCTCTTATTAAAGACTTTACCAGGACTAAGGCACAAGTAAAGGTGGTAGGTTAAATTAGATTTGTCCCTCTTAATAAAGCACTGGATTGTTCCATCCCGAGATCCTGGCTGTAGAAGACAGTAATTCAACAATTTGTCAGCTAACAAGCAATCAAAACTACCTCTCATTTATAAATAAACAATTAATCGCATCCAGAATGTAGAAATAACGCAAATGATAAAATCAGATTAAGACATATACatgttcattttctttcacttttaATCAAGTGCTTATAAACAAGGCCATGATCTCACCTGCTTCAGGGAAAGTGGGAAAGTAATTTTCCCAGAAAATTCAGGACTTTTGACGATTTCTTTGCACATTTCCCTCCATGACCTGCACACTGAAGCACAGGCAACAAAATGCTTGCGAGCAGGCCACACACTCTCACTAGCCTCCAACCTTTTTATTACATCTCGGAGTAGTTCAGGAGGGAGGCTAGCCCAGCGACTATTCTGGATTACAAGAGGTTGGTCATGCAGCTCATGGACTGAACCATGTGATTTTCCCCTGTGATGGCCTGTCAATCTCACCTCAAAACTTCGTCTTGATAAACTTCCAAACCCATCTCTTACATCGCGAACTATGCTGCGAAACGACATTTACTCTGGCATGCAAAAATCCCCAGATGTTAGATATGTCTTCAATACAGGAGCGCAAGTTATATTCCACTGGAACAGCTGCAAATCAACGAAACTGGATTCAAATTCATGTTACAATGCTTAAAaccaagaaagaaagaaaaaaagaagattgGTTCAGAAAAAGCACAAAGGAAGAAAAGAGATTATTCTTGTTCAAAGATAGCCTCACTCTCACACATGGACCTAAAGCAGCCTAAAGTATCAGACTTTATCCAGATACATTTTTTTGCTGGATTTTAAAGCTGACGAACCAGCCAGACTGCAAATACCAAAATTCTTATTCTGTAGAATACCAATGACAACACTTCAAATTCGAGAATCCTATAAAAATGTATTCCTTACGGAATTGAACTTGGGATGTCTATAACTTGTTACTCTAAACCAGTAAAACTTGCTATCCAAAAGCCTAGAGACAAACTATTGtcaataaaaccgaaaattgctttgtttctttttttccttggATTCTTTTTGAACTAGAAATCACAATAAAAGTAGGTTGTAAAACTTTAGCACTCGAACCAATTAAATGAGAGACATGAGAGACAGGAAGTGAACACGAACCCAGAAACTCAGAGTTGATGAACCATTGCTTCACCACCGAGTCCTCTAGAGATTGGTGACCAACAGCAAGGATAGAAAGCCTTGTGCTTGAAATCCTGCAAATACGATAACTTGAATGTCAGACACGAGTTAATAAATTCAGTTACCCATTCATGAATGCTAGAAAAAATCACCATACAAGTTCAATCCTTTCCAATCCCCAATCACACATattcaaaaataaatgaaacaaaatggAATAACAAAACGAAATGAAAACACTTTAGATCTCCTTATCTTCACAAAGATGAAAACTTTCCTTAGCAAAAAGCTCAAACACAACACTATGCAAATTAGTTCACAACCCACATCAACAACACATACCCAAGATATAACCcatcaaaaaaattaatactcAAAAACTAAACACAGCCCATCAAACGCTTAAAGAACCAAACTTTCCAACACTCTTTAGAGCCTCAAAGCAAGAACCTACCTTACCTAATCAGACAACCCAATCCCAGGTGGGGGCCAACACAACAAGAAAGCCCAGAAACTTAACAAAACACACGATCCAAACACGGCCTTAAGATTGAAGATCAGAACCAggtcttcctcttcttcttcttctgttctgctcgctctctctctctctctctctctctctcttgtgaGAGAAGACCCGGACTTGAACTTTTTATTCAATCCACTTGACGAACTAATCTGCTTTATTAAACTTAATCCCACATTTATTtattccatctcttccttGTCTTAGTTTTGTTTAAACGCCCTACTTGAGCCACACGAAATGACGGTTATGCCCCTGACGGTTGACTTTTACGGGTTTCTGATCAGCTCCCGCCGCTTCCGTTACCCGACCAACCACGTTTGTCCCTGAGAGATTCTAATACCCTGCTCCGCGGTGCACCGCATTACGGTGTGGATGTCGAGGTGGCGGTGGTTTTGGCCGTTGGATATGTTGAAGGTGGGGATGCTGCGTTTGTGTGGGGGAGATTATGACGTGAGGCACGCTGGAATGATGGAGGCTTGTGGGAGGAAATATGGAAAAGACTAATTTGGACATGGTGGGCTTGCGGAAGTTGGTACTCTAGACGAGGAGGCTCCGTATGCTTTCACGTGGGCGTTGGGTAGTGAGTCCCTACATGTGCTTTGGTGTTTCCGGCAGTAGAGAATCTAATTGCGACCGAAACAATATAATATGATTACGTAATCTGGAGAGTATGTAATTCAAAACCCAATTGTGTTTCGTGTCAAATTTCTCGGGTACAGTGTATAATTATTTTCCACACTACCGATTGAAATGTCCTAATAACAAATCGTGTGGGTACCACATTTAAATGAGATATACCGAAAATTTTAACATAATCTCTTTTAAAAATAGTCAATTCAACCTGCACAAAAAGATATTCTCAATAACTCAAATCTAACCTCAACGCCATCATGCGCCCCAAACTTTCAACTCCACAACtacaatttaaaaatata from Argentina anserina chromosome 2, drPotAnse1.1, whole genome shotgun sequence carries:
- the LOC126784779 gene encoding tubby-like F-box protein 8, whose amino-acid sequence is MSFRSIVRDVRDGFGSLSRRSFEVRLTGHHRGKSHGSVHELHDQPLVIQNSRWASLPPELLRDVIKRLEASESVWPARKHFVACASVCRSWREMCKEIVKSPEFSGKITFPLSLKQPGSRDGTIQCFIKRDKSNLTYHLYLCLSPALLVENGKFLLSAKRTRRTTCTEYVISMDADNISRSTNKYIGKLRSNFLGTKFIIYDTQPPYNNAQLSPPGRSRRFNSKKVSPKVPTGSYNIAQVTYELNVLGTRGPRRMHCSMHSIPASSLEPGGSVPGQPELLQRSLEDSFRSISFSKSIDTSTEFSSARFSDIGGSSRYEAEGKERPLVLRNKAPRWHEQLQCWCLNFRGRVTVASVKNFQLIAATTQSTAGAPTPSQPPQPAPSDHDKVILQFGKVGKDMFTMDYRYPLSAFQAFAICLSSFDTKLACE